The following nucleotide sequence is from Bacteroidota bacterium.
CCGACACCCGATTGCTGGTATTGCGGCCGCATTTGCCGGTGTATCCGGTGGCTTTAGCGCCAACCCCGTACCCTCCGCCCTCGACCCGCTTTTGCAGGGTTTCACCCAGCCGGCTGCCCAAATCATTAACCCGGAAGTTCTGGTAAACCCGCTTGGCAACTACTTCTTTACCGCCATTTCCAGCATCCTGATCATTTGCCTCGGTTGGGTTATCACAGATAAGCTCATCGAACCGCGCCTCAACAGAACCACCAAGGTTGATGAGGATATGGAAGAAGCTGATGACATGAGCACCATCGAACCGCAAGAACGGAAAGCCTTCCGCTTTGCCTCGCTGGCTTTGTTGATTGGCCTCGGCTTGCTGATTGCCAGCCTTGTGCCGGAAGAGTCACCTTTCCGTGATGCCAATGGATCGCTCAACTCGTTTGCGGCACCGATCATGCAATCGATTGTCCCGCTGATCTTCCTCCTCTTCCTCATACCCGGTGTGGTATACGGGTACATTGCCGGCAAATTCAAGTCCTCCAAAGACATGGTCGACGCCATGACCAAGTCGATGAACGGCATGTCGTACTACATTGTAATGGCGTTCTTCTGTGCCTTGTTTGTGTATGCATTCGGACAGTCGAACATCGGCGCCTTGCTCGCCGTGAAAGGTGCAACCTTGCTCAAGGCCCTGGCACTGCCGGGATGGATGACGATCATTGGTATCATTTTCCTCACCGCTTTTGTGAACTTGTTTGTTGGCTCAGCTTCAGCCAAGTGGGCGCTGCTGGCTCCTATTTTTGTGCCGATGCTTATGCAGGTAGGCATTTCACCTGAACTAACACAGGCTGCCTATCGCGTAGGAGACTCGTCCTCAAACATCATCACACCGCTCATGCCTTACTTCCCACTGGTTGTTGTCTACTGTCAGCGCTATTTCAAAAAGACAGGCATTGGCACGCTTACCTCGATCATGTTGCCCTATTGCATCATCTTCCTGGTTGTGTGGTCGCTGTTCCTTATCCTATACTGGAGCCTCGGAATACCCCTCGGACTGGGTGCTTTCTATGTTTATCCCGCTCCATAAGGCATAACATATTGATACAAAAAAGGGATGCTGAATTGTTTTCAGCATCCCTTTTTACATTTTGTACTTTTGCCAGGTTAGACTTTCGACAGCGGCACCGGCTTTATCGACAACATATGCCGGCGAAAAATCTCATATCCAATTTTATCAAGCGCCTTGGACCAGGGCATCCACTCTACTTTTTCAATCTGCTCTTCAGCCTGCGGCACAAAGCTGCGTTCTGGCGTTTCCATCTGGTACCAGTAAGTGGTTTTGACCTTGTACTTGTTCTTTCGCGGATAGCCGTGCACGGTTGTCCCCAAAGGGCTAACCATGGCTAGTTTTTTGATGCCCACTTCTTCCCGTACTTCGCGGAGCGCACATTCCTCAATGGACTCGCCATCATCAAGTTTGCCTTTTGGCAGATCCCATACCCCTTTCCGGAAAATCATCAATACTTCGGGCTCCTTGTTACCTTCGCGCATCACAAAGCCGCCACCAGCAACCACTTCAGACGGCGGCAGGTAGGGATCAATGTTCAAGATAGCCTCCGGCGCAATATCACCTGCTTTTACCCTTCGCCCTTTCTTGTCTGCTGGTTTATACGATGTTTTATAGCCCTGAATAACCAGGATCAATTCTTTGCATGCCTTCGAAGCATCTGCAAAACTGGTATACAATTCAGCACGGGAAAGTCCCTTCCGCCTGATTTTGTCGAGTTGATCAGTAGTGGTACAATAAAA
It contains:
- a CDS encoding NUDIX hydrolase gives rise to the protein MLLFYCTTTDQLDKIRRKGLSRAELYTSFADASKACKELILVIQGYKTSYKPADKKGRRVKAGDIAPEAILNIDPYLPPSEVVAGGGFVMREGNKEPEVLMIFRKGVWDLPKGKLDDGESIEECALREVREEVGIKKLAMVSPLGTTVHGYPRKNKYKVKTTYWYQMETPERSFVPQAEEQIEKVEWMPWSKALDKIGYEIFRRHMLSIKPVPLSKV
- a CDS encoding AbgT family transporter, giving the protein MLGRIEVIGNKLPDPSMLFLISMLIIWVLSALLAPVSFTDLDPRTGNPIQVNNLLTGSALTTFMSQMVTIFTGFAPLGVVLVAMLGVGVADEAGFFNTGIKLMLGRTAKWLLTPVIILVGLLSHSAIDAGYVLVIPLGGIIFHAAGRHPIAGIAAAFAGVSGGFSANPVPSALDPLLQGFTQPAAQIINPEVLVNPLGNYFFTAISSILIICLGWVITDKLIEPRLNRTTKVDEDMEEADDMSTIEPQERKAFRFASLALLIGLGLLIASLVPEESPFRDANGSLNSFAAPIMQSIVPLIFLLFLIPGVVYGYIAGKFKSSKDMVDAMTKSMNGMSYYIVMAFFCALFVYAFGQSNIGALLAVKGATLLKALALPGWMTIIGIIFLTAFVNLFVGSASAKWALLAPIFVPMLMQVGISPELTQAAYRVGDSSSNIITPLMPYFPLVVVYCQRYFKKTGIGTLTSIMLPYCIIFLVVWSLFLILYWSLGIPLGLGAFYVYPAP